The following proteins are encoded in a genomic region of Leptospira yasudae:
- a CDS encoding cobalt-precorrin 5A hydrolase: MSKRNRKPYSVFVITKHGLEIAKRIRSAWEEVDLFVSPKFLDQAPAGSKPLSLPMDQTMRETFQEYDCHIFIISVGAVVRMIAPLLENKKVDPAVLCVDDRANFSICVLSGHVGRGNFYTERLAQTLENTPVITTASDVSGTLTVDILGRDFGWKLEHPDRNVTRGCAAVVNETKVLFVQETGEADWWPPDKPLPKGVEYATSWENVDPTEYEILLIATDRNDLKTRSIEHYNNSILYHPKSLILGLGCDRDIPFQTAENGILKILSENGLAIESVRAIASADLKKDENAFLELCAKYGWELSTFSSEELDQVASIVNPSNTVKHFVGTKSVSEAASLLASGAEALLVPKQKYKEEENGKNLTVAISRIPFPKRSMPELTTASRENV, encoded by the coding sequence ATGTCGAAGCGGAATAGAAAACCATATTCCGTTTTTGTAATCACAAAACACGGACTCGAAATCGCCAAAAGAATCCGATCGGCTTGGGAAGAAGTGGACCTCTTCGTTTCTCCCAAGTTTCTCGATCAAGCGCCCGCCGGTTCCAAACCGCTTTCGCTTCCGATGGATCAAACGATGCGCGAAACGTTTCAGGAATACGACTGTCATATCTTCATCATCAGCGTAGGCGCCGTCGTTCGGATGATCGCGCCTTTATTAGAAAATAAGAAAGTGGATCCGGCCGTTCTTTGCGTCGACGATCGCGCGAATTTTTCGATCTGCGTCTTATCCGGTCACGTAGGCCGGGGAAATTTTTATACGGAACGTCTCGCGCAAACCCTGGAGAATACTCCCGTCATCACGACCGCGTCCGACGTTTCCGGCACGTTGACCGTGGACATACTCGGACGCGATTTCGGATGGAAACTGGAACATCCGGATCGGAACGTAACGCGAGGCTGCGCGGCGGTCGTCAACGAAACGAAAGTTTTATTCGTTCAGGAAACGGGAGAAGCCGACTGGTGGCCTCCGGATAAACCTCTTCCGAAAGGAGTGGAATACGCGACTTCCTGGGAGAACGTCGATCCTACGGAATACGAAATTCTTCTCATCGCCACGGATCGGAACGACTTAAAGACAAGAAGCATAGAACATTACAATAATTCTATATTATATCATCCTAAATCTCTGATACTAGGACTCGGATGCGATCGTGACATACCGTTTCAAACGGCGGAAAACGGGATTCTCAAAATTCTTTCGGAAAACGGACTCGCGATCGAAAGCGTACGCGCCATCGCAAGCGCGGACCTCAAAAAAGACGAGAACGCGTTTTTAGAACTCTGCGCAAAATACGGATGGGAATTGTCGACCTTCTCCTCCGAAGAATTGGATCAAGTCGCTTCGATTGTCAATCCTTCGAACACGGTGAAACATTTTGTGGGAACCAAATCGGTCAGCGAGGCGGCAAGCTTGCTCGCTTCCGGAGCGGAAGCATTACTCGTTCCCAAACAAAAATACAAGGAAGAAGAAAACGGTAAGAATCTCACCGTTGCGATTTCTCGAATTCCGTTTCCGAAACGATCGATGCCCGAGTTGACGACAGCCTCGAGGGAAAACGTATGA
- the cobI gene encoding precorrin-2 C(20)-methyltransferase → MKTKYGKLYGVGVGPGATDLITLRAVHVLNGVDVLAIPKSSEHLEPFAWRVCSPVVRENSSQEKLFLHFPMTKEPEILIPAWDKAFSEIGVRLEAGHNVAFITQGDPSVYSSWSYLLEEAQDRWPGIEVEIVPAVSSITAIPAELQTPLADGRERFCVVPGTYGIEDLPELVKQFDTVVLTKVGQVVPQLVAMLKELDLLQNASYVSYGTTDRQRIVRDLETIRNENCDYFSMVILSIRKRKGVLRGRNVEAE, encoded by the coding sequence ATGAAAACGAAATACGGAAAACTCTACGGAGTCGGAGTGGGCCCAGGCGCCACCGACTTGATCACTCTTAGAGCGGTTCACGTCTTGAATGGAGTAGACGTTCTTGCGATTCCGAAAAGCAGCGAACACTTAGAACCGTTCGCATGGAGAGTGTGTTCTCCGGTCGTTCGGGAAAATTCTTCCCAAGAAAAATTATTTCTTCATTTTCCGATGACTAAGGAACCGGAGATTCTGATTCCCGCTTGGGACAAAGCCTTTTCGGAAATCGGAGTTCGATTGGAAGCAGGGCATAACGTTGCATTTATCACGCAAGGAGATCCGAGCGTTTACAGTTCCTGGAGTTATCTTTTGGAAGAAGCGCAGGATCGATGGCCGGGTATCGAAGTCGAAATCGTTCCGGCCGTTTCATCCATCACGGCGATTCCCGCCGAATTGCAAACCCCGCTTGCGGACGGAAGAGAACGCTTTTGCGTCGTTCCGGGAACGTACGGAATCGAAGACTTACCCGAACTCGTAAAACAATTCGACACCGTGGTTCTTACGAAAGTGGGACAAGTCGTTCCGCAGCTCGTTGCCATGCTGAAGGAACTCGATCTGCTGCAAAACGCAAGCTACGTATCTTACGGAACCACGGATCGACAAAGAATCGTACGCGATTTGGAAACGATTCGAAACGAAAACTGCGATTACTTTTCGATGGTGATTCTTTCGATCCGAAAACGAAAAGGCGTATTAAGAGGACGGAATGTCGAAGCGGAATAG